The following DNA comes from bacterium.
GCGGATGGGCACCTGCTAATCGGCTAACTTTTTATCAAACAGACAAAAGCTCACTGCCGAAACTAAGAGCTTCAGTGATGCAATGGGGCTTGAGTGCAGAAGCTCAAGAATGGCTGGCAAAGAATGGAGTTAAGTGCATTCCTTTCACCGAGCCGAAAGAGCGTGAAGTTATTCTAGTCGGTCTCCCTGAAGAAGCCACATTGGCCGATTGGCAAGCATTAGCTAAAGCAATGGCTCGTGGCTGCACGGTCGTCTTCCTGAACCCGCAAGTCTTTAAGGGGGGCGAAGATACTCGGCACTGGCTTCCTCTCGAAAACAAAGGCAAGGACCATAAGTATTCGGACTGGCTCTACCATAAGGAGTGCGTGGCTAAAAAGCATCCTTTCTTCGAAGGTCTGCAAAGCCGAGGCATTATGGATTGGGACTACTATGACCAGGTTATACCGCACACAGTGTTCCAGGAATTGGATACCCCCGACGATGTGGCTGTTGCCTCATGGGCCTGCGGTTACTGGACTAAGACCGGCTATGTTTGCGGCATCCAACTGGCAACCTACAACTTCGGCGAAGGCTGTTTTGTGCTCAATACGCTATATATTCTCGAACATCTGGACGAAAACCCAACCGCCGATAGGCTAATGCTGAACATCCTCAAATATGCCCAATCATCAGGCCCATTAGCTGAGCTACCAAACGACATGGATAAAAGATTAAAAGCGATTAGTTACATTTAATGAATGTTAGGTATATTCACTGCTAGTATGCGCAGGCAATGAATGTGATATGTTTATTGTGAGATCAACCCAACAGGAGAGTGCATCATGAAGACAATGGCATCGGTTCAGATTCTTAATGAAAATTGGTTCATCACCACCGACCCAGACAATATGGGCAAAGAGGCAGGTTGGTTTAATACGATCCCGGCTGATGTTAAACCGGCGCCGGTGCCTGGGGTTATTCAGCAGGTCTTTCCGGCTTATCATGGTCTGGTTTGGTACTACCACAGCTTCCGTCCAACGCAAAAAGCATCAGCCAATGAGCGCGTTCTACTTCGTTTTGGGTTTGTCGATTATATTTGTGAGGTCTGGCTGAACGGCAAGGCGGTAGGTGGGCATGAGGTCGCCGAACTGCCTTTCACCTTAGATGTGACGGATGCGGTACGCTTTGATGCAGATAACTTGCTGGTCGTTCGAGTCCTGAACCCATCGAAGGAACTGATTGACGGTATTAACTGGGCCAATACGGCCCATGGGTTCAAGCGCATCGAATTCGGCTGTGGCGGCCAGTACCAATCGGGTGGGATTATGGCCGACGTTGAGTTGCTTGTCGTGCCCTCTATACGCATCGTGGATGTATTCGCGAAGCCGAACCTTACAGATGGCAAGCTCAACGTCCTGATGACGGTACAAAATGATACAAAGGCGTCGGTGTCGGGTACTTTCGCTGTTAACGTTGGCCCAGAGCGAACGGGAGAAACGCTAATTTCAGGTAGCTGCTCAGGCAATTTTCCTCCCGGCGAAAGCGAACATCAAATCACCCTTCAAGTCACCCAACCACACCCCTGGAGCTTTAACGATCCCTATCTCTACGGCGTTTCGATTGATTTGACGGCAAGTGACTTCTCTCATAGAGCGAAAGTGCGCTGCGGTTTCCGCGATTTTCGAGTGGTAGACGGCTTTTTCTATCTGAACGGCAAGCGCATTTTCTTGAAATGCGCTCATACGGCCAACGATTCCCCCATAGGGCAGCATATCACTGATGACCCCGACCTGATGCGACGCGAAATTGTGAATGCGAAGGCTACGGGATTCAATTGCTTTCGCTTTATCGGGTCTATGCCGCATCCCGAACAACTCGACCTCGCCGACGAGATCGGCTTGATGTTCTACGAAGAGAGCTATTCAGGCATGCCGATAGAGGATGGCCCTGAATTTCAGCGACGATTCGAGATGGGCATTCTAGGAATGGTCAAACGCGATCGTAACCATCCCTGTATAGCCGCTTGGGGCTTACTCAACGAGATTTGGGACAACTATCAATTCCGCGCAGCAGTGGCGATCCTTCCCAAACTTCGCGAACTGGATGATACAAGATTGGTTTTTCTCAACAGCGGTCGATGGGATAAACAGTGGTCGATTGGTTCAGTCTCGAATCCAGGCTCGATGAACTGGGATTTAGGGTGGGGCGCTGAGAGACCGGACGATAAAGGACCCGAGAAACCGTTTAGTTGGGAAGGACTGTACTGCGCAGCACCGGAAGGGGGCGGTGATGTCCACTTCTATCCGCATGTGCCGCAGAACAAAAAAGACCGTGATTTTCTTCGCAACTTTGGGAAAGATACACAACCGGTCTTTCTGTCGGAATACGGTATCGGCAGTATTCTGGATGTCATTCAGGGTACTCGACTTTACGAACAAGCGGGCGCTCGTCCTGACTTTGAAGATGCTACGCTGTATAGAAACCAGGAAGAATGGCTTCGCAAGGACTGGAAGCGTCTCGGTTTCGAAGGAGTCTATCCATTTGTGCATGACTTTTTGCTCGAAAGCGCCCGCAAGCACAACCGCCAGCGCTCGCTATGTTTCGATTCCCTTCGGTCCAACCCGAAAATCGTTGGCCATAACCTCACCAGCTCCATGGATAGTGGGTGGACGGCAGAGGGTGTTTGGACCATCTGGCGCAAGTTCAAACCGGGTGTAGTCGATGTGCTTAATGACGGCTGGGCTCCTCTTCGCTGGTGCCTGTTTGTCGACCCCACACATGGCTATTTGGGCGAGAAGTTTACGGTCGAAGCCGTTTTAGCCAATGAAGATGTGCTGGAGCCAGGCGAGTATCCTGTCTGCTTCCGCATCTTTGGCCCCACCGGAATCGTGTGGGAGAAACGAACTTCCGTCAAAATCCCTGAAAGCAAGCCATTTGCCGTTCCTGTAATTAAAGAAGAAGT
Coding sequences within:
- a CDS encoding glycoside hydrolase family 2 TIM barrel-domain containing protein; the encoded protein is MKTMASVQILNENWFITTDPDNMGKEAGWFNTIPADVKPAPVPGVIQQVFPAYHGLVWYYHSFRPTQKASANERVLLRFGFVDYICEVWLNGKAVGGHEVAELPFTLDVTDAVRFDADNLLVVRVLNPSKELIDGINWANTAHGFKRIEFGCGGQYQSGGIMADVELLVVPSIRIVDVFAKPNLTDGKLNVLMTVQNDTKASVSGTFAVNVGPERTGETLISGSCSGNFPPGESEHQITLQVTQPHPWSFNDPYLYGVSIDLTASDFSHRAKVRCGFRDFRVVDGFFYLNGKRIFLKCAHTANDSPIGQHITDDPDLMRREIVNAKATGFNCFRFIGSMPHPEQLDLADEIGLMFYEESYSGMPIEDGPEFQRRFEMGILGMVKRDRNHPCIAAWGLLNEIWDNYQFRAAVAILPKLRELDDTRLVFLNSGRWDKQWSIGSVSNPGSMNWDLGWGAERPDDKGPEKPFSWEGLYCAAPEGGGDVHFYPHVPQNKKDRDFLRNFGKDTQPVFLSEYGIGSILDVIQGTRLYEQAGARPDFEDATLYRNQEEWLRKDWKRLGFEGVYPFVHDFLLESARKHNRQRSLCFDSLRSNPKIVGHNLTSSMDSGWTAEGVWTIWRKFKPGVVDVLNDGWAPLRWCLFVDPTHGYLGEKFTVEAVLANEDVLEPGEYPVCFRIFGPTGIVWEKRTSVKIPESKPFAVPVIKEEVVLNGPAGAYTFAAELEKGGWAPANRLTFYQTDKSSLPKLGGKVMQWGLSVEAQEWLAKNGVKSVPFTEPKEREVILVGLPEGATAADWQALTKAMVRGCSVVFLNAQAFKEGEEETTTWRWLPLENKGMTYKFNDWLYHKECVGKEHPIFEGLQTRGILDWDYYDQVIPHMIFENLDTPDDVAAASWATGYSSKTGYFCGIQLATYNFGQGRFVLNTMQILEYLGEHPAADRLMLNLIKYARSSGPLAELPSDMDARLKAINYV